The proteins below are encoded in one region of Engraulis encrasicolus isolate BLACKSEA-1 chromosome 1, IST_EnEncr_1.0, whole genome shotgun sequence:
- the LOC134435355 gene encoding uncharacterized protein LOC134435355 isoform X1 → MSDGESVSDECSDDVSTISLISEAASEPLTSSEESSSGASSPSPISEGPNKPTSESLSQEDWSREADISASSDSSTVSAGPSQVPQPRLPSARALPPRGVKSWTRPGVRDDSRAADSNACLGDGTSLSDVEGDDDDEIWNAIRGITNAGDCHLSDASSTEFNQDPDEGPSIRDLNDDHSLLAAFSDPRLRRNLRKPTTTAKGIVNASLRPVRKLTVMVPTCWNEPADSQETSEGDDCPASTDHESPVLDIAAADASAGSPQQQTPTQQLLQDQAVVEEDAAERRGGSGSGVCVEEGTQRGEKGVCCPFLRRLGKTLRSLGRRGRKVEPLSIPQTMQKDAAERRGGSGACVEEEGAQEGENGVCCPFLRRLGKSLRSLGRRIRGT, encoded by the exons ATGAGTGATGGGGAGAGTGTGAGTGATGAATGCAGCGATGATGTGTCCACCATCAGCCTCATATCTGAAGCTGCCAGTGAG CCTCTGACTTCGAGTGAAGAATCGAGCAGTGgtgcctccagccccagccccatctctGAAGGTCCCAACAAG CCCACAAGTGAGTCTTTGAGCCAGGAGGACTGGAGCAGAGAGGCTGACATCAGCGCTTCCTCCGACTCCAGTACTGTCTCTGCAGGCCCCAGCCAG GTACCTCAGCCTCGTCTTCCATCAGCCAGAGCCCTCCCACCTAGAGGGGTGAAGAGCTGGACGAGGCCTGGGGTTCGTGATGACTCAAGAGCCGCAGACAGCAACGCATGCTTGGGAGATGGCACAAGCCTTAGCGAC GTTGAGGGCGATGACGATGATGAGATCTGGAACGCTATCAGAGGCATCACGAATGCTGGAGACTGCCATCTCAGTGACGCCTCCAGCACTGAG tTTAATCAAGACCCTGACGAAGGACCGAGCATCCGTGATTTGAACGATGATCACAGCCTTCTTGCG GCCTTCAGTGACCCTCGTCTCAGGAGAAACTTGAGAAAGCCAACCACCACCGCCAAAGGCATCGTCAATGCCAGCCTCCGCCCAGTGAGGAAGCTCACAGTGATGGTGCCGACATGCTGGAACGAGCCCGCGGACAGCCAGGAGACCTCCGAGGGGGATGACTGCCCGGCCTCCACTGACCATGAGTCACCCGTCCTGGACATTGCTGCAGCTGATGCATCTGCCGGCTCCCCTCAGCAGCAGACACCCACCCAGCAGCTGCTGCAGGACCAGGCTGTTGTTGAGGAGGACGCAGCCGAGCGACgtggtggaagtggaagtggggtCTGCGTGGAGGAGggcacacagagaggagagaagggggtctGCTGCCCTTTCCTGAGACGCCTGGGCAAGACCCTCAGGAGCCTGGGACGGAGAGGTAGGAAGGTGGAGCCCCTTAGCATTCCCCAGACCATGCAGAAGGACGCAGCCGAGCGACGTGGTGGAAGTGGAGCCTGCGTGGAGGAGGAAGGCGCTCAGGAAGGAGAGAATGGGGTCTGCTGCCCTTTCCTGAGACGCCTGGGCAAGAGCCTCAGGAGCCTAGGCAGGAGAATCAGGGGGACATAA
- the LOC134435355 gene encoding uncharacterized protein LOC134435355 isoform X2 gives MSDGESVSDECSDDVSTISLISEAASEPLTSSEESSSGASSPSPISEGPNKPTSESLSQEDWSREADISASSDSSTVSAGPSQPRLPSARALPPRGVKSWTRPGVRDDSRAADSNACLGDGTSLSDVEGDDDDEIWNAIRGITNAGDCHLSDASSTEFNQDPDEGPSIRDLNDDHSLLAAFSDPRLRRNLRKPTTTAKGIVNASLRPVRKLTVMVPTCWNEPADSQETSEGDDCPASTDHESPVLDIAAADASAGSPQQQTPTQQLLQDQAVVEEDAAERRGGSGSGVCVEEGTQRGEKGVCCPFLRRLGKTLRSLGRRGRKVEPLSIPQTMQKDAAERRGGSGACVEEEGAQEGENGVCCPFLRRLGKSLRSLGRRIRGT, from the exons ATGAGTGATGGGGAGAGTGTGAGTGATGAATGCAGCGATGATGTGTCCACCATCAGCCTCATATCTGAAGCTGCCAGTGAG CCTCTGACTTCGAGTGAAGAATCGAGCAGTGgtgcctccagccccagccccatctctGAAGGTCCCAACAAG CCCACAAGTGAGTCTTTGAGCCAGGAGGACTGGAGCAGAGAGGCTGACATCAGCGCTTCCTCCGACTCCAGTACTGTCTCTGCAGGCCCCAGCCAG CCTCGTCTTCCATCAGCCAGAGCCCTCCCACCTAGAGGGGTGAAGAGCTGGACGAGGCCTGGGGTTCGTGATGACTCAAGAGCCGCAGACAGCAACGCATGCTTGGGAGATGGCACAAGCCTTAGCGAC GTTGAGGGCGATGACGATGATGAGATCTGGAACGCTATCAGAGGCATCACGAATGCTGGAGACTGCCATCTCAGTGACGCCTCCAGCACTGAG tTTAATCAAGACCCTGACGAAGGACCGAGCATCCGTGATTTGAACGATGATCACAGCCTTCTTGCG GCCTTCAGTGACCCTCGTCTCAGGAGAAACTTGAGAAAGCCAACCACCACCGCCAAAGGCATCGTCAATGCCAGCCTCCGCCCAGTGAGGAAGCTCACAGTGATGGTGCCGACATGCTGGAACGAGCCCGCGGACAGCCAGGAGACCTCCGAGGGGGATGACTGCCCGGCCTCCACTGACCATGAGTCACCCGTCCTGGACATTGCTGCAGCTGATGCATCTGCCGGCTCCCCTCAGCAGCAGACACCCACCCAGCAGCTGCTGCAGGACCAGGCTGTTGTTGAGGAGGACGCAGCCGAGCGACgtggtggaagtggaagtggggtCTGCGTGGAGGAGggcacacagagaggagagaagggggtctGCTGCCCTTTCCTGAGACGCCTGGGCAAGACCCTCAGGAGCCTGGGACGGAGAGGTAGGAAGGTGGAGCCCCTTAGCATTCCCCAGACCATGCAGAAGGACGCAGCCGAGCGACGTGGTGGAAGTGGAGCCTGCGTGGAGGAGGAAGGCGCTCAGGAAGGAGAGAATGGGGTCTGCTGCCCTTTCCTGAGACGCCTGGGCAAGAGCCTCAGGAGCCTAGGCAGGAGAATCAGGGGGACATAA